The proteins below are encoded in one region of Equus caballus isolate H_3958 breed thoroughbred chromosome 16, TB-T2T, whole genome shotgun sequence:
- the IQCF1 gene encoding IQ domain-containing protein F1 isoform X1, which translates to MEANPMNMVETKRVDDANKTPREITGNQNKPPTSDSEVVKIQAWWRGTLVRRTLLHAALRALIIQNWWRQKLVKLLEDKRRMALETFIQREWAAVRLQSWVRMWRIHWRYCCLLNAARIIQAYWRCHSCATQGFIKGHYRVTANQLHLELEILLGSEPCIVTECIPLPIKE; encoded by the exons ATGGAG gCTAACCCTATGAATATGGTTGAGACAAAGAGAGTGGATGATGCTAATAAGACCCCCAGAGAA ATCACAGGAAACCAAAATAAACCCCCTACCAGTGATTCGGAAGTCGTAAAGATCCAGGCCTGGTGGCGTGGTACGCTGGTGCGCCGGACGCTGCTGCATGCGGCCCTCAGAGCTTTGATCATTCAGAACTGGTGGAGGCAGAAGCTAGTGAAGCTGCTGGAGGATAAGCGGCGGATGGCACTGGAGACCTTTATACAGAGGGAGTGGGCAGCAGTCAGGCTGCAGTCCTGGGTCCGCATGTGGCGCATCCATTGGCGGTATTGCTGTTTGCTCAACGCTGCCCGCATCATCCAGGCCTATTGGAGGTGCCACTCCTGTGCTACCCAGGGTTTCATCAAGGGTCACTACAGAGTCACGGCCAACCAGCTGCATCTCGAGCTAGAGATCTTGCTGGGTTCAGAGCCTTGCATTGTGACGGAGTGTATTCCCCTCCCAATAAAAGAGTGA
- the IQCF1 gene encoding IQ domain-containing protein F1 isoform X2 translates to MEITGNQNKPPTSDSEVVKIQAWWRGTLVRRTLLHAALRALIIQNWWRQKLVKLLEDKRRMALETFIQREWAAVRLQSWVRMWRIHWRYCCLLNAARIIQAYWRCHSCATQGFIKGHYRVTANQLHLELEILLGSEPCIVTECIPLPIKE, encoded by the exons ATGGAG ATCACAGGAAACCAAAATAAACCCCCTACCAGTGATTCGGAAGTCGTAAAGATCCAGGCCTGGTGGCGTGGTACGCTGGTGCGCCGGACGCTGCTGCATGCGGCCCTCAGAGCTTTGATCATTCAGAACTGGTGGAGGCAGAAGCTAGTGAAGCTGCTGGAGGATAAGCGGCGGATGGCACTGGAGACCTTTATACAGAGGGAGTGGGCAGCAGTCAGGCTGCAGTCCTGGGTCCGCATGTGGCGCATCCATTGGCGGTATTGCTGTTTGCTCAACGCTGCCCGCATCATCCAGGCCTATTGGAGGTGCCACTCCTGTGCTACCCAGGGTTTCATCAAGGGTCACTACAGAGTCACGGCCAACCAGCTGCATCTCGAGCTAGAGATCTTGCTGGGTTCAGAGCCTTGCATTGTGACGGAGTGTATTCCCCTCCCAATAAAAGAGTGA